A single window of Flavobacterium aestivum DNA harbors:
- a CDS encoding short chain dehydrogenase has translation MLNTEHELIKVGSKSGDLKVDIGNVDSIKKMFESIGSFDALISVAGTGHIGSLQTMTDSDFRKTVDSKLMGQVNLVLIGQHYINPSGSFTLTSGSLSHDPVLQTASLSSINAAIDGFVRGAAIELKNAVRINSVSPTVVADSPEYFPFFLGTIPVGMEAVASAYKKSILGAQTGQTYKVW, from the coding sequence ATGCTCAATACAGAACATGAACTTATTAAAGTAGGCTCAAAAAGCGGAGATCTTAAAGTTGATATTGGCAATGTAGATTCGATTAAAAAAATGTTCGAAAGCATTGGCTCTTTCGACGCTTTGATAAGCGTTGCCGGTACTGGCCATATAGGAAGCTTACAAACAATGACAGACTCCGATTTTCGCAAAACGGTTGATAGTAAATTGATGGGGCAAGTAAACCTAGTGCTTATCGGTCAACATTACATTAACCCTTCAGGTTCATTTACCTTAACATCGGGTAGTCTATCTCATGACCCTGTATTACAAACGGCTTCACTAAGTAGTATTAATGCGGCAATTGATGGCTTTGTCAGAGGTGCCGCTATTGAATTAAAAAATGCTGTTCGCATTAATTCGGTATCTCCTACAGTAGTTGCAGATTCGCCAGAGTATTTTCCGTTTTTTCTTGGCACAATACCAGTCGGCATGGAGGCTGTAGCTAGTGCTTACAAAAAAAGCATATTAGGTGCACAAACTGGACAAACGTACAAAGTTTGGTAA
- a CDS encoding efflux RND transporter permease subunit: MKLAEISIKRPSLVIVLFAILILGGIFSYSQLGYELIPKFEQNVITIATVYPGASPSEVENTVTKKIEDAIASLENIKKIDSKSYESLSTVSITLTSNAKVDISLNDAQRKINAIISDLPDDAKTPSLTKFSLSDLPIMTIGANGKMDEAQFYDLIDKKIAPVLSRVTGVAQVNIIGGQEREIQVNLDAVKMQGYGLSIPQVQQTILASNLDFPTGNIQTRDQKILIRLAGKYKNVGELKNLIVSSKNGIQIRLGDIADVQDAQKIAEKISRIDQKSAIILQIIKQSDANAVAVSEQLLKTISKLETDYKTNELKLNVAKDSTIFTLEAADSVVHDLLIAVFLVAFVMLFFLHSIRNSLIVMVSIPASLISTFIGIYLLGYTLNLMSLLGLSLVVGILVDDAIVVLENIYRHMEMGKSRIRAAYDGTAEIGGTVTSITLVIVVVFLPIAMSSGLVSNIITQFCVTVIISTLFSLLASFTIIPWLSSRFGKLEHIEGKNFFERIILGFENYLTRFIDWVSGLLTWCLDHYKTTLAVVLFIFFSSIALIPAGFIGGEFFAASDSGEFLVQIELPKDASLEESNFMTQKAEAFLKTEKYVKSLITTVGQTSEGLGSSQATAYKAEIDVQMIEQKDRTDDASVYAAKIKRKLEKVLVGAKVKTVPVGILGTAQDATLGLIVTGSNLESAMAFAKQAEAQLRTIPGATEIKLSVEDGNPEINVQVDRDKMASLGLSLQTVGMTMQTAYSGNTDGRFRAGEYEYDINIKYNAFDRKSITDVSNLIFINDRGEQIKLSQFATVKEGSGPSQLERRDKTASVTVKGQNVGVPAGTIVNQWKAKLEQLKKPVGVNYIWGGDQENQSEGFGTLGIALLAAIILVYLVMVGLYDSFAHPFVVLFAIPLSFIGALLALALTNNTLNIFTILGIIMLIGLVCKNAIMLVDYTNQRRAAGESIRTALIQANHARLRPILMTTIAMVFGMFPIALASGAGAEWKNGLAWVIIGGLISSLFLTLIIVPVIYEIMEKIIHKFSKGEKVDYEAEMVADYDHKELSEDGFNPKHTV, translated from the coding sequence ATGAAATTAGCCGAAATATCCATAAAACGTCCCTCATTAGTAATTGTGCTATTCGCAATTCTAATTCTTGGTGGGATTTTCAGTTACAGCCAGCTGGGCTACGAATTGATCCCAAAATTTGAACAAAATGTAATTACCATTGCTACCGTTTATCCCGGTGCATCACCAAGTGAAGTAGAAAACACCGTAACCAAAAAAATTGAGGATGCGATTGCTTCATTAGAGAATATCAAAAAAATAGACTCTAAATCATACGAGAGTCTTTCTACAGTTTCCATTACTTTGACTTCTAATGCCAAAGTAGACATTTCCCTGAATGATGCCCAACGTAAAATAAACGCCATCATCAGTGATTTGCCTGATGATGCCAAAACACCTTCGCTAACTAAGTTCTCTTTGAGCGATTTACCAATTATGACTATTGGTGCCAATGGAAAAATGGATGAAGCCCAATTCTATGACTTAATAGACAAAAAAATAGCTCCAGTACTTTCGCGTGTTACCGGTGTGGCACAAGTAAATATCATTGGAGGACAAGAACGTGAAATTCAGGTAAATCTTGATGCCGTAAAAATGCAAGGATACGGACTTTCTATTCCGCAAGTGCAACAAACTATATTAGCATCAAATCTTGACTTCCCAACAGGTAACATACAGACTCGTGATCAAAAAATATTAATCAGATTAGCTGGAAAATATAAGAATGTTGGCGAATTAAAGAACTTAATCGTTTCTTCTAAAAACGGAATTCAAATTCGTTTAGGCGATATTGCCGATGTGCAAGATGCCCAAAAAATAGCCGAAAAAATATCTCGTATCGATCAAAAAAGTGCTATCATTTTACAAATCATCAAACAATCTGATGCGAATGCTGTTGCGGTAAGTGAACAATTATTAAAAACAATCAGCAAATTAGAAACGGATTATAAAACCAATGAGTTAAAACTAAATGTTGCCAAAGACAGTACCATTTTCACACTTGAAGCAGCAGACTCAGTAGTACATGACTTATTGATTGCAGTATTTTTGGTGGCATTTGTAATGTTGTTCTTCCTTCATAGTATTAGAAACTCCTTGATTGTAATGGTATCTATACCAGCATCGTTGATTTCTACTTTTATTGGAATTTACTTATTGGGTTATACCCTGAATTTAATGAGTTTATTGGGACTTTCTCTTGTAGTTGGTATCCTTGTCGATGACGCGATTGTGGTATTGGAAAACATTTATCGACATATGGAGATGGGTAAAAGCCGAATCCGTGCTGCCTATGACGGTACAGCCGAAATTGGAGGAACCGTAACCTCAATCACATTGGTAATTGTGGTAGTGTTTTTGCCAATTGCTATGAGTTCTGGATTGGTATCTAATATTATCACCCAATTCTGTGTTACTGTAATTATTTCAACATTATTTTCATTGTTGGCTTCGTTTACCATCATTCCATGGTTATCTTCTCGTTTTGGAAAATTGGAACATATCGAGGGTAAAAATTTCTTCGAAAGAATTATACTTGGATTCGAGAACTATTTAACTCGTTTTATCGACTGGGTTTCTGGATTGCTAACTTGGTGTCTTGATCATTACAAAACGACCTTGGCCGTTGTTCTATTTATATTTTTTAGTTCGATAGCGCTTATCCCGGCTGGGTTTATTGGTGGGGAGTTTTTTGCTGCATCGGATAGTGGAGAATTCTTGGTACAAATAGAATTACCAAAAGACGCTTCATTAGAAGAAAGTAACTTTATGACTCAAAAAGCAGAAGCCTTTTTGAAAACAGAGAAATATGTAAAAAGTCTAATTACTACCGTTGGTCAAACCAGTGAAGGATTAGGATCATCTCAAGCGACTGCTTACAAAGCGGAGATTGATGTACAAATGATTGAACAAAAAGACCGTACTGACGACGCCTCTGTATATGCTGCAAAAATAAAACGTAAGCTCGAGAAAGTATTAGTTGGAGCCAAAGTAAAAACCGTTCCGGTTGGTATTCTTGGAACTGCGCAGGATGCTACTTTGGGATTAATTGTAACCGGATCAAATTTAGAAAGTGCCATGGCATTTGCTAAACAAGCAGAAGCTCAATTGCGCACCATTCCGGGGGCAACAGAAATTAAATTATCTGTAGAAGACGGAAACCCTGAAATCAATGTTCAGGTAGATAGAGACAAGATGGCCTCTCTTGGTTTGAGCTTACAAACAGTGGGTATGACCATGCAAACTGCTTACAGCGGAAACACTGATGGTCGTTTTAGAGCTGGAGAATATGAATACGACATCAATATCAAATACAATGCTTTTGACAGAAAAAGTATTACCGATGTGAGTAACTTAATTTTCATAAACGACAGAGGCGAACAAATTAAATTATCACAATTTGCAACTGTAAAAGAAGGTTCTGGTCCAAGCCAATTAGAGCGTAGAGATAAGACTGCCTCTGTAACTGTAAAAGGTCAAAACGTAGGAGTACCGGCAGGAACAATCGTAAACCAGTGGAAAGCAAAATTAGAGCAATTAAAAAAACCAGTAGGTGTTAACTATATCTGGGGTGGAGACCAAGAAAACCAATCCGAAGGTTTTGGAACATTAGGAATTGCTTTATTAGCTGCAATTATCTTGGTTTACCTTGTAATGGTGGGATTATATGACAGTTTTGCTCACCCGTTTGTAGTATTATTTGCTATACCACTTTCGTTTATTGGGGCATTATTAGCATTGGCATTAACAAACAACACTTTGAATATATTTACCATTTTAGGAATAATCATGTTGATAGGTTTGGTTTGTAAAAACGCGATCATGCTTGTCGACTATACCAACCAGCGAAGAGCGGCCGGTGAATCTATCAGAACGGCATTAATCCAAGCCAATCATGCACGTCTTCGTCCAATCTTGATGACCACAATTGCGATGGTATTTGGTATGTTCCCAATCGCATTAGCGTCTGGAGCTGGAGCTGAATGGAAAAATGGTTTAGCATGGGTAATCATTGGAGGATTGATCAGTTCATTATTCTTGACCTTAATCATTGTACCAGTAATTTATGAAATCATGGAAAAAATAATTCATAAATTCTCAAAAGGAGAAAAAGTGGATTATGAAGCTGAAATGGTTGCTGATTATGATCACAAAGAATTAAGCGAAGATGGATTTAATCCGAAGCATACGGTTTAA
- a CDS encoding AraC family transcriptional regulator, with protein MIQEKIPIHSIHKDSKIAIEVKRFVNVDSTKIHQKKPHRDDHYLLYFQEKGTSSVIVDFITIDLKAMDILCILPGQVHYGVSAIDSYAWSISLDGAFINEFYLPFFEELILQNKALSLEKEISSILSRNFELLNDLIENKNNVFFSQTIIKGLVDSCVGIFASGYHDIEEKNILTSRPLAIVREFKKLLLKSYVTIKSPSDYAKLLHISSSYLNESSKQVTGFPVSYWIQQQIIIEAKRALYYTNDTVKEIAYALGYEDATYFSRLFSNLVGMSALEFRKQSRI; from the coding sequence ATGATACAAGAAAAAATACCGATACATTCTATTCACAAAGACAGCAAAATCGCAATCGAAGTAAAACGCTTTGTTAATGTTGACTCGACAAAAATTCATCAAAAAAAGCCACATCGAGACGATCATTATTTGCTATACTTTCAAGAAAAAGGGACAAGTAGTGTTATCGTCGACTTTATTACGATTGATTTGAAAGCGATGGATATCCTGTGTATTTTACCAGGCCAGGTACATTATGGCGTTTCGGCTATTGATTCTTATGCTTGGTCGATTTCTTTAGATGGTGCATTTATAAATGAATTTTATTTGCCTTTTTTTGAAGAGCTTATTTTACAAAATAAAGCTTTGTCTTTAGAAAAAGAAATATCGTCAATTCTCAGTAGAAATTTTGAGCTACTAAATGATTTAATCGAAAATAAAAACAATGTTTTTTTCTCCCAAACTATTATTAAAGGATTAGTAGATTCATGTGTCGGCATATTTGCATCGGGTTACCATGATATAGAAGAAAAAAACATACTAACATCTCGTCCTTTGGCAATAGTTCGCGAGTTTAAAAAATTGCTTTTGAAATCTTATGTGACCATAAAAAGTCCATCAGATTATGCTAAACTACTTCACATATCGTCTTCCTATCTTAATGAATCTTCAAAACAAGTAACAGGATTTCCAGTAAGTTATTGGATCCAGCAACAAATTATTATTGAAGCCAAACGAGCGCTTTATTATACTAATGACACCGTAAAAGAAATTGCATATGCACTAGGCTATGAAGATGCTACATACTTTTCACGCCTTTTTAGTAATCTTGTTGGAATGTCAGCCTTAGAATTTAGAAAACAATCCCGCATATAG
- a CDS encoding winged helix-turn-helix transcriptional regulator: MEEEKKIKKYYQATDCPITVTVDIIGGKWKPVIIWLLLKEKTLRFGEITKLIPGIALKVLSRSLKELESDGILIRKAYPEVPPRVEYSLSAKGESLKQIIDLLSIWSIENVVVEQQV, from the coding sequence ATGGAGGAAGAAAAAAAAATAAAAAAATATTATCAGGCAACAGATTGCCCTATTACTGTTACGGTAGATATTATAGGAGGTAAATGGAAACCTGTAATTATCTGGTTGCTGCTGAAAGAAAAAACATTGAGATTTGGAGAAATTACCAAATTAATTCCAGGGATCGCTCTAAAAGTTTTATCACGTTCTTTAAAAGAACTGGAATCAGACGGGATATTAATTCGTAAAGCTTATCCAGAGGTTCCGCCTAGAGTTGAGTATTCATTATCTGCAAAAGGAGAATCGCTTAAGCAAATAATAGATTTACTATCCATTTGGAGTATAGAAAATGTAGTAGTTGAACAACAAGTTTAA